Proteins encoded by one window of Natronomonas salsuginis:
- the uvsE gene encoding UV DNA damage repair endonuclease UvsE translates to MLGYAAMNHTLRDEEPPRRCNRDMHKQTWEERGLAYAGELAAQNFADLRVILEWNLDHDIRFYRCSSTLVPWNSQFDIADLPNFERIRSLARDCGDLVKETGTRLTFHPSHWCKLASESADTVARSVESVTHHGRWLDLMDLPRSPRYAINVHIGAHYGDKNATADRFCDVVEDLPPRARDRLTVENDDTESLWSVDELADSVATRTGTPVTFDYHHHGFTDRGLTYREGFEVARDTWGDVRPVTHYSEPARLHGATDARPQNHAEHVRAVPEWLRRASDVMVESTGKEQSIPRIRDAG, encoded by the coding sequence ATGCTCGGGTACGCGGCGATGAACCACACCCTCCGAGACGAAGAGCCGCCACGACGGTGTAACCGCGACATGCACAAGCAGACGTGGGAGGAGCGGGGACTCGCGTACGCCGGTGAACTGGCCGCACAGAACTTCGCGGACCTGCGAGTGATTCTCGAGTGGAACCTCGACCACGACATCCGATTCTACCGCTGTAGCTCCACGCTCGTCCCGTGGAACTCACAGTTCGACATCGCTGACCTCCCGAACTTCGAGCGGATACGCTCGCTCGCTCGCGATTGTGGCGACTTGGTAAAGGAAACCGGGACACGCCTGACCTTCCATCCAAGCCACTGGTGCAAACTTGCGAGCGAGTCCGCGGACACCGTTGCTCGCTCCGTCGAATCGGTGACCCACCACGGGCGGTGGCTTGACCTGATGGACTTGCCACGGTCGCCACGGTACGCAATCAACGTCCACATCGGTGCCCACTACGGGGACAAAAACGCGACGGCCGACCGGTTCTGTGATGTCGTCGAGGACCTGCCGCCGCGTGCCCGGGACCGGCTGACCGTCGAGAACGACGATACCGAGTCGCTGTGGAGTGTCGACGAACTCGCCGACAGCGTGGCGACGCGGACTGGCACTCCGGTTACGTTCGACTATCACCACCACGGATTCACCGATCGTGGACTCACCTACCGCGAGGGGTTCGAGGTAGCGCGTGACACGTGGGGCGATGTCCGCCCGGTTACTCACTACTCCGAACCAGCACGTCTACACGGCGCGACAGACGCTCGCCCGCAGAACCACGCGGAACACGTCAGGGCAGTCCCGGAGTGGTTGCGACGTGCGTCGGACGTGATGGTCGAGTCGACCGGTAAAGAGCAGTCGATTCCGCGCATCCGGGATGCCGGGTGA